The following proteins come from a genomic window of Alnus glutinosa chromosome 10, dhAlnGlut1.1, whole genome shotgun sequence:
- the LOC133880521 gene encoding polyamine oxidase 1: protein MDSASRSSVIVVGAGVSGISAAKVLAKSGVKDLVILEASDRIGGRIRKEDFGGVSVELGAGWIAGVGGKESNPVWELAVQSGLRTCFSDYSNARYNIYDSNGKIFPSGVAADSYKKAVDSAIEKLSQEANRGGDGCDVTEPPSTPKTPIELAIDFILHDFEMAEVEPISTYVDFGEREFLVADQRGYDYLLYKMAEDFLYTSSEGKILDSRLKLNKVVRELQHSRNGVTVITEDGCRYEANYVVLSVSIGVLQSDLISFRPPLPRWKTEAIETCDVMVYTKIFLKFPHKFWPCGPGKEFFIYAHERRGYYTFWQHMENAFPGSNILVVTLTNGESKRVEAQSDEETLKEAMGVLRDMFGPNIPNATDILVPRWWNNRFQRGSYSNYPIISNLQEVKNIKAPVGRIFFTGEHTSERFSGYVHGGYLAGIDTGKALLEEIRSESQNHLLEPFLALTLTQADAVSGLHKCDIPTQLYLSGKLSIPEAIL from the exons ATGGATTCTGCTTCTCGCTCCTCTGTCATCGTCGTCGGTGCCGGTGTCTCCG GGATTTCGGCGGCGAAGGTGTTAGCGAAGAGCGGAGTGAAGGACCTGGTGATTCTGGAGGCCTCAGACCGTATCGGCGGGAGGATCCGGAAGGAGGATTTCGGTGGTGTGTCGGTGGAGCTCGGTGCCGGCTGGATCGCCGGCGTCGGCGGCAAAGAGTCCAACCCCGTCTGGGAGCTCGCCGTCCAGTCCGGCCTCCGTACCTGCTTCTCCGACTACAGCAATGCTCGCTACAACATCTACGACAGCAA TGGGAAGATTTTTCCGAGTGGAGTGGCGGCGGACTCGTACAAAAAGGCGGTGGACTCGGCGATTGAGAAGCTGAGCCAGGAGGCGAACCGGGGTGGTGATGGGTGCGATGTAACCGAACCGCCTTC GACGCCCAAGACGCCAATAGAGCTCGCCATTGACTTCATTCTACATGATTTTGAGATGGCAG AGGTTGAGCCAATATCAACTTACGTAGATTTTGGGGAACGAGAATTTTTAGTTGCAGATCAGAGAGGGTATGATTATTTGCTATACAAAATGGCTGAAGATTTTCTTTATACCTCCTCTGAGGGTAAAATCTTGGACAGTCGTCTCAAACTAAACAAG GTTGTTCGGGAATTACAGCACTCGAGAAACGGCGTCACGGTAATAACTGAGGATGGTTGCCGCTACGAAGCCAATTACGTGGTTTTGTCTGTCAGCATTGGTGTTCTTCAAAGCGACTTAATTTCCTTTCGACCGCCCTTGCCC AGGTGGAAAACGGAGGCCATAGAGACATGTGACGTGATGGTGTATACAAAGATCTTCTTAAAATTTCCACACAAGTTCTGGCCATGTGGACCTGGAAAAGAGTTCTTTATCTATGCCCACGAGAGGAGGGGCTACTACACGTTCTGGCAG CACATGGAGAATGCATTCCCTGGTTCAAATATCCTGGTTGTGACATTGACTAATGGAGAATCAAAACGTGTGGAAGCTCAATCAGATGAAGAAACATTGAAAGAAGCTATGGGGGTGCTTAGGGACATGTTTGGACCCAACATACCAAATGCTACTGATATACTTGTTCCACGCTGGTGGAATAACAGATTCCAGCGTGGCAGCTACAGCAACTACCCCATCATCTCTAATCTTCAAGAAGTTAAAAATATTAAG GCCCCGGTGGGACGCATCTTCTTTACCGGCGAACACACAAGTGAAAGATTCAGCGGTTACGTCCACGGCGGATACCTAGCAG GTATTGATACCGGAAAAGCTTTACTAGAGGAAATAAGAAGCGAGAGTCAAAATCATTTGCTAGAGCCCTTTTTAGCATTGACTTTAACACAGGCAGATGCAGTCTCAGGTCTACACAAATGTGATATTCCTACACAACTATATCTTAGTGGCAAGCTTAGCATTCCAGAAGCTATATTATGA